In the Drosophila teissieri strain GT53w chromosome 3R, Prin_Dtei_1.1, whole genome shotgun sequence genome, TTGGTTCAGTTCAGCTAAATTCTATTTCGTCCATCTACATGGATTTCAAGTTCGGAAACGGAATTTCTATTTTTGCTATCTTTATCTAccacttaaataataattttttttgcacgTCATCtgtgataaatatttttgatcttaatttatttatacttgCAAAACTTTGTAATGTTTCATCCAGGAAACTGTCAAATTTGGCGGGAAAACCACTAAAACTAAAGCAACACTGTGGAGGTCTTTTCACAGCTGATCaccttttgtttattatttgaaaaccaaattttttaaatgggCAGGACTTCGAAGGATAAGCGAGACATATTCTACCGactggccaaggagcaggGATGGCGTGCACGGAGTGCTTTTAAACTGCTCCAGGCGGAGGAGACGTTTCAGTTGCTGAACGGTAGTTTTCCAACCTCGTGTTTTTCGGTGTGATTCAAATTGTCTACTTATTTCAGGTCTTACCCGAGCCGTGGACCTTTGTGCCGCTCCTGGCAGCTGGTCACAGGTGCTGGCTAAACGGATGTacgagccgctgccgccgaCGGAGCGGGAAATGGTGAAAATCATTGCCGTAGACCTGCAGGGAATGGCTCCAATTGAAGGAGTCAAGCAACTCCGGGCGGACATCAGCAAGGAGTCGACGGCCGAGGCCATAATCGAGTTCTTTGGTGGCGAGAAGGCGCAGATTGTTGTTAGTGATGGCGCTCCCGATTCCACTGGAATGCACGACTTTGACTCCTATGTTCAGGGCGAACTACTTCTCTCTGCCCTCAGCATTTCCAGTTTTATACTAGAAGAGGGAGGCTCCTTCGTGTCGAAGATCTACCGGTCAGATAGGACCAGCCGGTTGTACACCCACCTCAAGCGGTTCTTCAAGGACGTATGCGTTTTCAAGCCCTCCGCGTCGCGAAACTCCAGCATTGAAGCTTTTGTGGTAGCTCGAAAGTTTTGTCTACCCGAAGGCTACAAGCCCTGCAACCTGATTACCGAATGGCACGATAATCCCGAATTCTGGGTGGGCAGAAAGAAGACGAGCCCGCCCGTTGTTCAAGTTCCCTTTGTTGCCTACAAAGGCGATCTGGACTCGGATCGCACATACGATTTGgtaggttttaatatttttgatcgGTTAAATCCATTAAGATGTGTTGTTTTAGGGCGAGAACTATGTTTACAAAGCGCCAGTGCAGCAACCCCTGACTGCTGCCTACCAGGATATCTTGCAGAAAACGAGTCaagtgaatataaaatatgaagGCATTCGCGTTATTCACGATAAGGAAATTTTGAAGAAATGGCTATTAAATGATGAGAATAATAGAAATATCTAGTCTGAGTAAGACTTAATAAAAGCTTTAAGGATGATTagatatgaatataaatatcgGATATCTTTGGGAGCGTAAATTCTGGTGCATCTAAAAGCGAATCAAAACTTTCTTGTACACGGAAGAAAGCGTCACgttgaatatttattattgcgATATAAAATTTACTCTTATCTTTACGCCGGTTAACTCCTCTATGGGAATCACTTTTTGGTTTTGTAACAGCTAGTAACTAGAACCATAATAATCCTAAGattaagtatttaaaatacaagCAAGCAGAGTGCGGTTTTTACAACGTCATAATCTTCTCCAGCTGTATCTTTTCTTCGTTGGCAGCTGCTTTCTTGCGAGCCCGGGCTCTTTTCTTTTGACCCACTTTACATCGTCGACGAAATTCTCTAGATTGAGTTTCGCTCCACTTTTTTAAAGATTGTCGTCTCATTGGAGCTTGTCTAGAGGGCTCTGGTCTGGGCACCACTACCTTTCGACGTTGGACAGAGCGACCGTTTGCTTTTGCTGGAAAAGCGCAGGGCAGCAGCTGGAGTTCCTCGTGCAGGCGGCCACATAGTGTGGGCGAGATCGGAAGGTAACTGCTTTGTGTAAGGAAGGCTTGGTCGCTGGGAGAGGATTCCGTAAGGAGCTTATGCAGCTCAAAGCTCTGGGGCGTGGCCTCCTTTGTGACAATGCACAGTAGGAACTTATCCTTGTATTTGGGTGAGTATCGCAGTAGGTAATCTCCAGCGGGTACAGTGTCCAGTAGTTTTAGAAACTCGCACAAATTGGATAGAAGCTGCGGCATACTAGTGTTGTAATAGTCAtgaagctgctgctccagcgaCATTAACGTCAGCTTCTCCTCCAGCAAGGGCTCAAAATCTCGGAGCGAGATGCGTGTGCAGTGTCCCATCTCGACCCGCAGTAGCTTTAACTGCAGCCAGGCACTTATCAACTCGTATTTGGACATTATTTCGCATCCGCAATCTGGCTTGTTCTCCAGCTTTATGAAGTGGCATCCAAGTGGTTCCTTGACGTTGAAATCCGTAACTGCTGGTACAGATAGTGTGCTAAAGATTTGAAACTCGTTGCACTCCTCTCCTTCGCCTTTACTTCTTAGTGTCCAACTAACCAAGGCGTTATTGCAGTTTCCATCTAGCACGTCAGAGGATTGCTGATCAATAGCTTGGGGCTTGTAGACCATGTGCAGATCTATAGATGACTTATCACAGGCAAGCTCATCGGGCACCTCCTTGACTGCTCCATTTATGTTGAAATCAATCCACTCGGCTTGCCCAGGCTGTGAAATGTAGGCCCCATAACCCAGCTTCAAGATCAAACTGTTTGTATGCCAACCACAGTTGCGGGCGGGGAATGGCGACTGGAATTCCATGCATTTGTGCCTACTGCTTGGGGATTCTCTTAGGCTGACAAACATTTCGGTTGGCAGGTCTTTATAAGATCCGGTGGTAAGGAGCATTAACAGGGAGTCTAGGGGCAGCACAAACACGTTGCCAGCTTCAAGCTCCAGTTCCTTGTCTTCCTTCCGCAAAAGCTGTACAGGCTCCCTTGTTTCCCTCGTCGCGTAGCGATCCAAGCGCAGTCGTAAAGTTCGCATGGCTTCATGGCGGACCTCCACCTCTCGCCAGAGTCTTACCCGACCCACAGTCCTTTCCAGCTCCACCTGCTCTATGCTGGCGGTCTGAGAATTGAGGCTCTTGCATTGGGGCAACTGTGGCAGTCCGGAGAAGGTTATGTATGAGTCGTTGGGGTAGGCTTGTATAAGCTTCCTAACACCCAGTTCGTACCACTTCCTGTAGACCGCCACCAGGCTCTTCATGGGGGCATAAATGACTTCTTTGCTACCGTTTTCGTGGTCGTGTATGTGTTTCTGCACACGCTGTTGCTCGTTGCATCGCTTCTTTTCCGTGGCCTGCCACACCACAAAGTCCTGTTCATCGACGGGTTGACAGCGTTGCCAGGCGAGGAGCACTCGCATGCAAGAGGCCTGCTGCGTAAAATTCAGCTCCGAGTGTCGCTCTAGGGGATTGGGAAAACTGTAGAGGGAAGTGGCGGTAGAAAGGTCGCGAATCGGTCTCTCTGGGACCTCATTGTTGCGAGGATCCCTCAATGCGGAGTTGCGGTTGAACGATTTGAAGACATCTGAGGTTTCCTTAAGCTCCATTCGCAGTACCTCTGGCTCCACTTCGTTCAGCAGTGTGTATAGAGCATCGTCCACGTGCTCGAAGGATTTATTGAAGACCTTGTACGATGGTTGATTCCGGAATACAGCATTTCCCCCGTATAGCGCCGCATCCTTGTCCTGGTCCATGTCGAATCGGTCCTTTGAGAATATTCgaaatttaagttttctaaCTATatgtttttggccaaagggGTTACAAGGGGTACTTTTGTTGACAGGAAGGGCTATTCATTGGTTGGTATACTGCAGTTATGGGTTGAAAGCACGCTTAGTTGTAAGTAAATAGAATATATAAGAAAACGTTTATTTAGGAACCTGTTGGGGCTGTTTGCACTTCGATACTATTTAAATGATAATATCACGAAAATTTAGTACTTTTTAGCCTACAATCGGCTGGGCACACTACGCTTACCGCGAAACGAAgttctttttaaataaaataaaacgataCGCCAGCAGTTACATACAAATTCAATTGTCTGAAAGGCTACTATTATTGCTTTGCTTCATtcaacatttaaatgttttaaataccTAATGAAAATatctgtccgttcgtatgaCCGGTCaggatctcaggaactataaaagttaGAAACTTGAGAATAAGAATttagattccagagacatataTTCAGGGCTAGTTTGTGAGATTAGCACGCCCATATAAACGCGTAAAAACCTGCGACACTAgagattttttcatttattattttgctctCCCCATTCTATCGttatgccagaaaaatgttgaaattttcagtttgcacttccactagctgattAACGGATATCTGATAGTGGGCGAACTCGACTTTAATGTTTCAACTTTAAGCTTTAAGTAGAGGCCCTCATGAATCAAGTTGCTGACTAAAATATTATAcgacaaaacgaaacaaatcgGCTTCAGCTGAACTTTATTTCTGTCCCTTTTGTGCAGCTCagttcaattaatttcaatttcaattatttatgcaacattaactttttaattaaagttaattaaaatgtggCCTTAAAACTGACGTTCGATTCGCATTTAGTACCAgttaaattatacattttcagcacaacatgtatatgtataatctACTTTTAGTTCTTTTAGTTTTTACCTCCTGTACAACATCCTTCAACTATACAAGCTGCGATCACGCAAAGCAGCCAAAGTTTGTATggaaattcgaaataaaaacgaattcTAAATAACAACTACGACATAATATTTGGCAGCTGAGCTCATGCTGTGATGTTCAGAAAAACGACAAGGCCATCAAATCGTGCCGTAAGTCCTTGCTGAGCATTAATTCCACTAATTTGAATGGTGAAGTGAGCAATCTAAAGTCGGATAAAGTAGCTTTGCATGTGGTTAGTATCGCTCTAAAACAtgaattaattttgaaataagTTTTACTCTTGGGATACGTATAAACCTTAGTGCATTGCGGAGTGTTCCTTCAGGATCAATGGCTTTTTGCTGAGCAATGGAAGTGCTAATACCCAGGCAATACAGAAGAGTTACCAGCAACGCTACAAAAACGATTCGATCATGTCTCAACTGGTGGTAAGGAGCCTCAATAGTTGCACGGACTACGGTGGGTGAGCGTACGAATGTTATATCTACTTAATAATGGCTAAGCTTAAGTAGCTAGAAAGCGGGTTCAGCAGTTCCAATGGAtgcccaaaaaaggcgactgCGACTATTATCCTGCCACCTTGCTGGCCTGCATCATGGAACAGGTGTACATTAACTGCCCGAtcaacaaatggaaaaacacCAGCGATTGCACAGCGATGCGGAAATATTTGGTTGCCTGTGATGATGTGGATTAGAAGAAATAACCATTTAATATATCCAATTATATCCGAATGGAGCATCCAAATGAAATAGTTATTTAGTCCAAATGTTgctacttttttatttattcagccTCTACCTGGAAGGTCAATTTAGCGAGATCGGCCATTCCGCACTCAATCACATCGCCTGCCTTGAACGCATCCGAACCATTGGGCGTTCCGGTCAGGATCAGGTCGTTTGGTTCCAGGGTCATGTACTTGGACACGTAGGAAATTATGTCGGGCACCTTGAATATTAGATCTGCAGTGCATCCCTTTTGCTTGACGGCTCCATTGACGGTGAGCCAAAGCTGCAAGTTGTGTGGATCATTCACTTTTTCGAGTGGGATGAACTGGGACACGGGCGTAGAAGTGTCAAATCCCTTGCCCAAGGTCCAGGGATGTCCGGTCGCCCGAGCTGCTCcctgaaattattaaatttaattattagttACAATGGCTCATGACTGTAAGCATCAATTTCCTTACCAAATTGCATTGGGCTGTAAGATCCAAAGCCAGGCAGTATCCTGCCACATAGCTCATGGCATCTGTCTTGGAAACGTTCTTGCAGGGCTTACCAATCACCACGCCTAGTTCCACTTCATATGCAACCTTGGTAAAGACTTTGGGCAACTGGGGGGAATACGAAGATTACATTATAAGATGTTCAAAGCCTTAAGCAGAGATTCCTTCTTGACTGGGTATATCATAACATCACAACATATACAATATATGTAATTTTATGTTGACCCACAAATAATatgatgtttttatttaaattcttaAATGGCCCATAAATGTTATTATCTTTTTATAAGAGTCCAAAGTTCTCCAAGGTCCAAAGAGTCCAATATATGGTGTTTTGCTCACTTGATTCCATCTCGATGCTATCTTTAATGAGACTACAGACCTTGTGCTCTCTAGAACTCACCACAATGGGTTGACCCTCCTGGAGGTACGAAGATGTGGGTTTGAGGAAGACGAGCGGCTCCTGGGGTACGGGAACGTTCCTGGCCTTCACAACGTCCCTGCGGCGTAAGAAGGGATTTGGTGATTATCCATGCAGACTCAAGATTACTATAGCATTAAGATACATGTAATTGAGAGCCACCCCCACAATCTTCTTGCCATCGTGCAAGAAGTTGTTGGCATTCTGGTTTTGGCACGCCATCCTGAAGATTTGGGTTAGCTGAACCACTGtaaattttggaaaaatatgttaGCTAGATTCTGAAGCTGAATGTTCAACGAAATGATTAGAATTGAAACAGCTCTGCGGTCGAATGAAAGTGAGCGTTTGACGAGCTGAACGGCACTTACTTGCGCAATGCTTATTAATTTGAAAGTGGGGGGTTATCTGAAGAATGGCCCCCCGCAACAAGTTTATCAATTAAATAACAACAGAAAACGAAGAGGGCGATCGAGAAATCAGCTGATGCCCGGAGTTGCCAGAGCTGGCAAAGTGTGTTGGGTAGTCGTATACTGATTACAATTCATAATTCTGAAAGTAAAATATCTTAAAAGCAATTCAAAAATAGTCGTAATTGCAACTACCTGTTTGAAAAATAAGTGCAGAACCGACGAAATTGTATGCACTTGCTGTATTTTGCAACACTATCCCGGGGCAGCGTGACCGTTCGTCTCTCGCACAAATATCGATAACGATAGTGCAAACTCATCTTCTTTGGCTTTGTGGTTAGCAGTCCGTAATTAGGCGGAAActggtaaaaaataaaatcctttGTGTGAAAAGTGTATACCCAGTGGTAAGCGCCAActgtaaattaaaaaaaactgcGTGCAAGCCGTCAGGAGCGGTAAAAATAATGACTTGCCAACGAGATTCGCTCAATTGGTGAGGGGACCTCGGCGAGTTGAGTTTGCCATCGCGTTCGCCGCGCCGTTTTCGCGCATTTCGCCTGCGGTCCTACTGAAACCGAGACGagcaaattgtaatttttccTTCGAGCtaaaaattatatgaaattgCTGGCGAAAAGCAATTTGCAAGTCGTGTTACCGAAAAATCTGCAAAAAGCGCTACGTGGTGcgtgagtgcgagtgcgacGGAAAACTCTTGCAGTGAGCGAGTGAGAGAGAAGCAAAAGACGAGCCAGCAAACTctacaaacacacaaacaacacaaTGATGAAAATGGAGACTGACAAAATAATGGACGAAACCAACTCCAATGCACAGGCCGTGAGTTTTTGTTAAGTTACTTGCTTTAAGCGGGATTTCTGCCATTCTATATGCCTAATACACACCGATTTAAGTACATAATGCCCAAGGTGTCGCCTCAATagacccacacacacacacgggcacGCACACTTGCGCCACCTATGCGTGTCACACTGGTGTGCGTGAGCTAGTGCTTTATTTTCGTATATACTACAGATTTTGCACTCGTGCACTCTATTAAATTCGGACACTGTAGCATATAGGCATCCCATGGGCTATAACCTTAAACTTTTGTGGATATTAGGCATTAGCCTACTTATTCATCGCCAGCATCATCATTATCGCCATCGACATCATCATCCCCTTTGTCCAATCATCcgtgcatatacatatatatccccAATCTCCGATTTCTGAGTCTTAAGATTTCGTTAATTGGCCTCGAGCTTGTGTACACAATTAATAACAAACGCCAAAGTACGTCCGTGTACATTTCAATCAGTACTTATTTTATTGTACGCCTATGGTTATGGAGTTAAATGCGATAGGCAGCTTACTGAAGGTCAGTTCCCGCAAAACCATCAAGCAATGGGcccaaaaatcgtttttttttgttaaatttttttgctTGGTTTCTCTTGAGTCATCTGGGCTTTATAATCGCTGGATTCAAGGTGAATCTGGTTAATAATGCAGATTTCTTCTTGGTAATTGCTCCGAAACACAGACGAGATACTACTTACCCTTCATTAGAgaataaagtatacatattgCTTAATGGCATATACCAATAGAATATTCAGTATATAGCTAAAGTAGCATCCTTCAGTTAccaggcaaaggcaaacaactaAAGCTTACAAAACCCATAAtatggcaattaaattaaggCAACCGACCCGAATAcaacttatgtacatatatacaacaTTTACTATACTCGCAAGGTTTTCGCATTGCTGGCATTGCAGTTAACTTAATTACTCAAATCACTCACACTCGAATCATCCAATTTGTTTACTTCACGCTGCTAAAATTGTTTGCCGAGATCTTTAGCATTTAATTGATGACGCTTGATTTAATTTGGGCCCATCAATGggaatgtatatatatagaatgcGCATAATGAGGATGGAAGACCAAATAAACATCGatacaattattatttataaactgcCCGTGTGAATGATCTGTTTCTACCGCTGCCAGTCGGGTTTTTGCCAGTTTTTCATTCTTCAGAAATCCGCTTTGCAAACTCTTTCGCcgccaaataaaaacaaaacgagaaaATTACGAGAAGAAAGAAACTCGCAGCGGAGTCGAAGCTAATTGCCTAATTGTAAGTCCCGAGTTTGGGTCGTCAGTAGCCTAAACTTAAGAAAAGTTGCACAACCAGCAGCTACCTACTTTTCCAGTTTTAACGA is a window encoding:
- the LOC122619462 gene encoding putative tRNA (cytidine(32)/guanosine(34)-2'-O)-methyltransferase 2, giving the protein MGRTSKDKRDIFYRLAKEQGWRARSAFKLLQAEETFQLLNGLTRAVDLCAAPGSWSQVLAKRMYEPLPPTEREMVKIIAVDLQGMAPIEGVKQLRADISKESTAEAIIEFFGGEKAQIVVSDGAPDSTGMHDFDSYVQGELLLSALSISSFILEEGGSFVSKIYRSDRTSRLYTHLKRFFKDVCVFKPSASRNSSIEAFVVARKFCLPEGYKPCNLITEWHDNPEFWVGRKKTSPPVVQVPFVAYKGDLDSDRTYDLGENYVYKAPVQQPLTAAYQDILQKTSQVNIKYEGIRVIHDKEILKKWLLNDENNRNI
- the LOC122619460 gene encoding little elongation complex subunit 2, encoding MDQDKDAALYGGNAVFRNQPSYKVFNKSFEHVDDALYTLLNEVEPEVLRMELKETSDVFKSFNRNSALRDPRNNEVPERPIRDLSTATSLYSFPNPLERHSELNFTQQASCMRVLLAWQRCQPVDEQDFVVWQATEKKRCNEQQRVQKHIHDHENGSKEVIYAPMKSLVAVYRKWYELGVRKLIQAYPNDSYITFSGLPQLPQCKSLNSQTASIEQVELERTVGRVRLWREVEVRHEAMRTLRLRLDRYATRETREPVQLLRKEDKELELEAGNVFVLPLDSLLMLLTTGSYKDLPTEMFVSLRESPSSRHKCMEFQSPFPARNCGWHTNSLILKLGYGAYISQPGQAEWIDFNINGAVKEVPDELACDKSSIDLHMVYKPQAIDQQSSDVLDGNCNNALVSWTLRSKGEGEECNEFQIFSTLSVPAVTDFNVKEPLGCHFIKLENKPDCGCEIMSKYELISAWLQLKLLRVEMGHCTRISLRDFEPLLEEKLTLMSLEQQLHDYYNTSMPQLLSNLCEFLKLLDTVPAGDYLLRYSPKYKDKFLLCIVTKEATPQSFELHKLLTESSPSDQAFLTQSSYLPISPTLCGRLHEELQLLPCAFPAKANGRSVQRRKVVVPRPEPSRQAPMRRQSLKKWSETQSREFRRRCKVGQKKRARARKKAAANEEKIQLEKIMTL
- the LOC122622388 gene encoding uncharacterized protein LOC122622388, whose amino-acid sequence is MYMYNLLLVLLVFTSCTTSFNYTSCDHAKQPKFLSSCCDVQKNDKAIKSCRKSLLSINSTNLNGEVSNLKSDKVALHVCIAECSFRINGFLLSNGSANTQAIQKSYQQRYKNDSIMSQLVVRSLNSCTDYARKRVQQFQWMPKKGDCDYYPATLLACIMEQVYINCPINKWKNTSDCTAMRKYLVACDDVD
- the LOC122622610 gene encoding acylpyruvase FAHD1, mitochondrial isoform X1 gives rise to the protein MVQLTQIFRMACQNQNANNFLHDGKKIVGVALNYMDVVKARNVPVPQEPLVFLKPTSSYLQEGQPIVLPKVFTKVAYEVELGVVIGKPCKNVSKTDAMSYVAGYCLALDLTAQCNLGAARATGHPWTLGKGFDTSTPVSQFIPLEKVNDPHNLQLWLTVNGAVKQKGCTADLIFKVPDIISYVSKYMTLEPNDLILTGTPNGSDAFKAGDVIECGMADLAKLTFQVEAE
- the LOC122622610 gene encoding acylpyruvase FAHD1, mitochondrial isoform X2, with the translated sequence MACQNQNANNFLHDGKKIVGVALNYMDVVKARNVPVPQEPLVFLKPTSSYLQEGQPIVLPKVFTKVAYEVELGVVIGKPCKNVSKTDAMSYVAGYCLALDLTAQCNLGAARATGHPWTLGKGFDTSTPVSQFIPLEKVNDPHNLQLWLTVNGAVKQKGCTADLIFKVPDIISYVSKYMTLEPNDLILTGTPNGSDAFKAGDVIECGMADLAKLTFQVEAE